The genomic stretch CTCAACCCCAACGGCCAACCCGCCAGCGAGTTCATCCTCGGCGCTTTCAGGCCTAaagtgggggggaaggggtgtgaTGTATTGGGGTTACGTTTGTCAGTGCACGTTCCCTGCACATTTGAGCCTATTAGGCGCGCGCCTGGAACATGCGCACTTTAACTAAGATGGCGCCGTCCAGGAAGAAAGCATGTCCCTAATGATTACTGCGTTGTGATTCCGTCTGTTGTGTTTTGCAAGTTAACTTCAGTAAACGCTATGCAACTATATTCTTGTCGTCCATGCCTTGAGAGTTTTACAACGTTTAGCCGATTCAACAGGCATGTTTTGAGATTTTGGTATTTAGTTAGCTGCATTTGTTCAGGATAAACGTTATAAAGACACGTGTCCATCCcatctttttactttttcttgcaCTTAATCTCAATGTAGCATTCTGTTGATCGCTGAAGTGATACATTgtattcaattttttattcattctacCTACTGTCTGGCACCTACAGCGCAGCCTGTCGTTTATCTGGACTAATTGGCTGCTTTTGAAGGTGACGTCATACAATACTGCGCTCCggcgctgaaaaaaaaatagcactaCACCACTGCCTGCAGGTCATGATtcaaccctacatgccagctcAGCCACTCCACTCTGTTTCACTGAGACAACTTGCCCtccctgccatccgggtgaaAGGTTCTCGCTCGTCCCCACCACAGATCTCCATCCGAGCTCCcaagtggtggaatgaactttCCATTCCTCTGTGAACCACTCAATCCCTGCTCATTTTACGCCATGGTCTGAatacacatctcttcagactgcacctggACTAACTGTCattactctgcagggcactcccaatctaggatcactcttATCACTTGTATCCTTTTATCTTGTTCTtttagcactttcatgttacatttgtatctccatccagcacttatattgatGATGTAGCTCGCTGTCATGTCTCCCAGTTTGACCTACCAAAACTTTTTCGACCTCCCctgtgcttactgtgtgaactggactctATTGTGGGTATGGGTGagtgttacataatgagtatcgtaccttatcagacctgtgttttgcagttgtgcCAATGACCTTcggcatgcacttattgtatattgctttggataaaggcgtctgccaaataaacgtaatgcaatgtaaatctTTTAGTATAAATTCGCTCAAATAAATTCTGTCCATTACTCCCTCAATTCAGTCCCCTCTCATAACCAATTCCTTAATTCAGTCTCTTTTCAATATCAGTTTTCTCAAATAACAATTCCATAAATTATGTGGTGTCTGCATTCGATTTATATAGATAATACTacaggaaaataattaatatatagTATAAATATGGAAATTGCAAGTAATGAATGACTGacaattgaattatttttaaaatctacatTTAGATTCTTATTGATTGTTCATGTCACGGTGCGTGCgtgggttaggacccaaatgcggagggggaaaaactcaaaactccaaaagatcagaacaaaagactttactttagaaaaagggaacaaaaggcctcgcagggcaactctcaaaaacacagacaaacttcaaaaaaacacaggaacaaggaaaaagcagaaaatccaaaaacacaaggGAACCAGAACGTGGGCAGGAATACACAAGACAGGAACATGCGCGACCgaacacaaccagacacaatCAACAACAAACCAACAACGAGCAAGGATCCAGCACTGAGTTCAGGAGACGGGAAACTTAAATAGGCAgacacagacgagacacaggagggcacaatgaacaatcaggccacagagagggaagggaaaacgagacaccCAGCAAACAATAATGGGATAATTggaaacaataatacaattaaagaGGACACAAAACAGGGGAAATATAGCTCAGGatgtaagagcgattgtctggcagtcggagggttgccggttcaaaccccgccctgggtgtgtcaaagtgcccttgagcaagacacctaacccctaactgctctggcaaaggagaggcatcaattgtaaagcactttggataaaagcgctatataaatgcagtccatttaccatttaccaaaacagaagtgccgccatctggcggcccaacaaggaaacacaGACGGGAAAACGCAGATCCATGACAGTTTATGTTCACTGTAGTTAAagtatcatttttattagaatTTATAATCCGAAATATTAGTTTGAACAGTCTCTGAAACTACTGCAAACCAAAAATGCTTTACTCACCGAGGTAAAAGTTtatgtgaaacaaaataaatgctacagaaaaaaaaaacatatgcttGCCATTACCATTTCTTTGTCTAGGAACCCCAAGGATGAGATGGCAATGGCTGGTCCAATAAGTGATATTTGTTGACCAATGAGCACACAGGGAGAGCTTCTGAAGGGCAGTCCAGGACGCAGTCCTGAACTGTCTGATACATCCATCTTTAATTGGCAACAATCAGAATCCTGACACATTGGGCACGCTCATAGAATGTGTCCACCAATAACTTGTCTCcactgtgatttaatttaattaaactttCCGCTGATTACCTCATCTAGCCTTGAGGTGGCTGCACCTGTCTGCACAATGCGTCATAGGATAGAGAGAAAAGAATGATAGCAGAGACTAGGTTTCCCCAACAACGACTGAAAAGCAGAATTCAAAAAGTTAAATAACAACAGACCTCATTAAAACACTGTTCTATATATTTATTGCCTTatgatatttttgtaaatatctaAGAGAAAGActcattttggaaaaacacaggaacattaataattatttttatcactGTAACCTAAAaagtaatcaacattttttacTCTCTTGAATATGAATAGCAATCTCAACACGGGATAAAAAAGTGACTCATTCCAGTTTGCATCTGTCTGGGTTTTCCCGCTCTGAATGTACTATAAGGGCCATGTTTTCATACACCAGGCATCGCAACCCATACCCCGCAAAGTTTTGCgtgaaactaaaaaaacataatgtaaaCCAAAGCAGGCCACTAGAACAAGATAGGCTAATATTACTTCCGGTAATATCTAAAACTGTGTGGCATCTTTGAATCATTTAGTTCTGCTGTTTAGAATAATTATTGTATTGTtgtcattttatgaaaacatcTGTAGGCGGATATTGATTTTCCTGCCTGAACAAAGTACAAACATTCACTTTAGAGCATGTGTTTTCTGACTTATCATTCTAAAGATTCTCCGGCGGATTTGGTTCAGTTTCAGGCCATAAACTAGGGGATTTAGGATGGGTGGAACAATGAGGTAGTCCAGGGACATGACATTGCGGAGAGCCTGCAGACGGTCGGTGGGACCATAGCGCGTGTACATGAGGTCAAACCCGTGTGCGATTAAGAAATTGGACAGAGCGATTGAATGGGGCAAACAGGTCTGCATGAACTTACTTCGTTCTTTCGGCGATCGCACACATGCTCTGATGATATAAATATAGGAAATCACAACCAGCACTACTAGCGAAAGTTGAACAACCATGAGAATGTACCCGAATATGTTGTTGATAGAGGTGTCCACACACGACAGCTTTACCACGTCCCAGGCAGTGCAGTAAAGCTTATCGATGTTGAATCCACAGAGGGGAAGTCTGGCTATCATGCCCACCACAACAACTGATTCACAGATGGATGAAAGCCAGGTTAATAACAGTAATTTCATCACCTTCTGAGGCGTGATGATGGAGTGGTAATTGAGCGGCTTGCATATCGCGATATACCTGTCGTAAGCCATCACTGCTAACGTACCCCATTCGCAGTACGCGTAGCTGTATATTAGAAAAATTTGACCCAGACACGCTTTATACGAAGTAACACTTAAGTCAGATAAAAGGTCCACCAATATTTTAGGATATAATATGGAGGCACCAAGTATACCATTTATACACAAGTTGCACAGGAATACAAGCATGGGCTCATGGAGCGTTTTCTCCAAAACAACTGTCCCAATCACAGTCAGGTTCgctaaaacagtaaaaatgtaaacaagaagAATGAGGATAAAGTATGTGCGCTTGCTTGACACTGTCTCATTCAGTCCTTGTAGaaaaaacagtatttcagtTGAATTCCCCATGGTACTTTTATAGCGGACGTGTAAAAAACGCCGTGGAGGTTTCGAGATGTTCTTGCATCGGCTCTTCCGGTGATGATTTCTCCTGAATCGAAAACAGGAAAAGTACAGGCGATCAGCAATAAGCAGACTGCTTGTTGGTACGTAGGCTTGTAGGCTTCCTATTCCGAAATCATCAAGCTCGGAAATTACATGTTCACAATGGTTGTCGTTTGAATAAATTACAACGATCTATAAGGCTGAAATCCTCCAACTGCTCTTGAAATTAACATACATACCTTCATATTTcgaaaattaatataaaatgtccTTATGTTCAAGCTTAAGGACTGACGACTTAATTTGGTTTCTAACTACATAGAGAAAGCAACAGCCGTATTGGCTTTATATCTGGATTGTGTAAATGCCCTTTGAGATTTGCCAGCTAATCGCAGTCCTCTTCGAATCTGCCTAATGACCTGAAGTCCTGAGAgagcaaacaaaagaaaaataacacatgCAAAATGTGATGATGATGCTTATATAGATAATTAATCATCAAAAGGGAAATTCCCATTGTCATCAGTgcagaacattacattaaaattgagactttaaatacatacaaatcACAGCctaagaaaacattaaaataacgACTTAAAAGGACAGGCACAGGGGACCTGACGACTGTAACTACAGAACTGCACAACGCCCTTAAGAATAGAATGCGTgtactttgcgtgcatgaaaaGTGGTTTGTATAACACATATATGTCCACAGTTCAGTACCTGTTTCCTTACAGATATGACTCTTATGAgcatacagacaaaaaaacaggactTTTTATTCAGGACAGACAGTTTGCTATTCAGTTTGCAGTGACACAATTATAAAACGCTGTACAGGCTGCGCCTGTTTAGATTCAAATACACTGGTTCAGGATCTCTTGCTGTTACATTGGAGTATCGGTAAGAATACACAGAATCCGAACATCCggttaatattttaatgacataCAAAAGACAACAATATGAGCACAATCCGGGGCTGttataatattcatttattatagTTATTTGAGTGTATCAATTCAGGGTGTGGTTGCTAAAAAGTAAATGGTATATGCATACATTATAAACAAAGTGATTATTTAAGTGTAGTAATATACACTTACAAAAACGAAAACTTATCTACTTAAGTAGATAACAAGGATGTTAACTGATGAAAATTAACTATGGCTGCAATAAAGTTAGGCTATATTTAAAAGGCACCGCGTTGAGACTGCTATTCATATTCAAGAGTGTAAAAAATgtagattacattttaaattgcagtgataaatataaaattcatAATGTTCCTGAGTTTTTCCAAAATTAGTCCATCTCTtggatatttacaaaaatatcacCTAGAACAATGTTTTTAGTGAGGTCCGTTATTTAAGTTATTGAATTCTGGTGTTCAGTCAGTTGGGGAAACATAGTCTCTGCTATCATTCTTTTCTGCCTATCCTATGGCGCATTGTGCAGACAGGTGCAGCCACCTCAAGACCAGATGAGGTAATCAGTAGAAAGTTGTGTTTGAAGATCACAGTGGAGAGAAGTTATTGGTGGACACATTCTATGAGCGTGCCCAACTTGTGGGGATTCTGATTGTAGCCAATAAAAGATGAATGTATGAGACAGTTCAGGACTACATCTTGGACTGCCCTTCAGAAGCTCTCCCTGTGTGCAGATTGGTCAATAAATGTCACTTATTGAACCTGCCATTGCCGTCTCATCCTTGGGGTTCACAGAAAACGAAATGGTAATGgcaagcatatttgttttttctgtagcatttattttgttgccCATAGACTTGTACCTCGGTGAGTAAACCATTTGTGCATTTGCAGTAGTTTTAGAAACTAATATTACTGTTCATAAATTCTTATGAAATTgataatttaacttttttccaATGAAAAGTCAGAAATATAGAAAATCATAAAGATTctaaatatagatttttaaaataattctattGTCAGTCATTGATTACTtgcaatattcatattcataatcaCTGGAAAATCCACTATGTatggaaaaagggtgaggcttttcaTCTaagggggtggcagcatcatgttgtagGGGTAAATGTTAATTGGACTGGATTTATATATaaaacgcttttatccaaagcgctttacaatcgatgcctctcattctcacacacacaaacacacacacacaccaacagtgaaaggcttccatgcaaggcaccaatcaacttgttgggagcaattagggattAGGAGTCTTGCTCacggacactttgacacgcccagggcggggaattgaaccggcaaccctccgactgccagacaaccgctcttacctattgagctatgtcgccacacactgtgacacactGCTTTTCTGAACAGAAGAGTTTGACACAGAGAGATACGAGAATCCAGGATATTCCGAACTTCATTAAACACTTTGGAGAAAGAGGGAATTAATTCActacaaaacaagcaaaaacagctTCGCCCTTCACCCTCACAGGATCGGGGTAAACATAAAGCAAcacaacaaagtaaaataacaaagacaaaataataaaactacaCAACACTTTCCAGCCTTTTCCGCTGCTAGtacgttcctctctctctctcttggttcATGTCTCTCTCGGTCACAGACCCCTACTGGGCagaaagcacactttaaatacctggaTTAATTACTGATACACTCTAGGtgcgtgtgcctacttaacTAGTAGGCTTGGTCCTCAGACTGCCctgaacctctcccacaaaccgaTCGGTGCCACAGGGTGTTTTGCtggggactggtgcacttcagaaaatagattattacattcatttggcagacgcttttatccaaagcgacgtacaagaagtgcattttcatgatcgtagacaactgctgaacacgggttcagtaaggtacaattacttattttgtacagctatttctagctgagaacaatgaacactatcctggtctaacatctgcaaagccaaactaggcagaagattaagctagagtattaggacaaatacaatttaccaagaagtgcagggatggggcaacatgtaacaagtgacaaggaaaagggtttttttttttttttttttttttttttaatatatatatatacacagcatggtggtggttattctaggtatagtctgaagagatgagtcttcaggccacggcggaagatggatagtgagggggaggttcggagagggatggggagttcgttccaccactggggagctagggtggagaagctctgtgatccctttgggcgggtgggaggggttacaagacgccctgctgctgcagagcggagtggtcgagcaggcacatagaattgagtcatgtcctgcaagtagatgggggctgtcctgttggcggcagtgtaggcaagggtcagggctttgaatcggatcctggcagcgaccggtagccagtgaagtgatcgcagcagaggagtgacgtgggagaatttggggaggttgtagatgagccgggcagcggcattctgaatcatctgtagtggctgtatggcacaagctggcaggtttgcaaggagagagttgcagtaatcaaggcgagaggtcaccgtagcctggacgagcagctgggtggagtgcgtcgtcaggtatggtcgaatcctcctgatgttgtataggaggaatctgcaggaccttgatgttgccttgatgtgctccttgaggtagatggcatcatgaggaaggaggattatctacaaatgctgaagcaacacctcaagtcatcagctagaaagttaaaacttggccGCAACTGGCACTTCCAGCAGggcaatgatcctaagcatacctccaaagttgtaacaatctaaaggcaatgccaccaaatactaaaaaaaaacaaaaaactttttaccCACTGAACATCTGAGAGtacataaaatctgaaataaatctgtcttcagctattattttgaaatgagctCTTATGCTTGTTTTCAAATACACAGGACGTGATGTTAAAATCCAAAGTGCCACCTCTTAAAACTCCTGTGCTCCCGGTGGTGATGGAAGACTTAAACACTGACCTACGCTACTCCGATGTTGAGAGAGGCTGTCCAGACACGTCATTGGGGTTGTCAAGTGGGCTCCTACTTTCATCAACGTTTCGCTGACTGGGCCCACGACGTCTCCAGTAGGCTCAGCGGTGCGTTCTGGCGTCCCAGAACCACCCCCCTCTGCATCTGCCTAGCCGGCTTATTTGGGAGACCAGCTGGGGTCTTTTCTCTTCAGCCAGAGCCACTGGCTACTCCGCTCTGCCACCCCTGATGTTTCCTTGATGGCCTGGCGTAGGGCTTGTCCGCTCCCAGGTCCCTCATCAGTCTTATAGTTGATGTTGCCACGAAGCCCCGACATCCAACTTCTACAGGGCAGATCTTTGCGCTCCAGCCCCGCTGTTTTGCCTCTGCTGCAAGCTCTGTATATCGCAGTTTCTTTCTTTCGAAGGCTTCCTGCACAGCATCCTCCCAAGGGACTGTGAGCTCCACAAAGTACACCATGCGCTGAGAGTTGGACCACAGGACCAGATCAGGCCTCAAGTTGGTGATGGCTATCTCTGATGGAACTGTAAGCCGTTGGCCTACGTCCACCAGCATCTGCCAGTCCCGGGCTACCTCCAGCTGTCCAAACCTGGCCCTTGGTGGGATCTTCAGTTGTTCCCCTTCCCGAACAAAGGCAATTGGCATGACTGGGTTGGTTGTTCTGGGCGGCAAGGCATTGTTCGTTGTTCTCCTGCTTCCCAGAGTTGCTGCCAGGCACTTGAGCACTTGATTGTGTCTCCAGGTGTACCGTCCTTGGGAGAGGCTCACTTTACACCCAGCGAGGATGTGTCTAAGTGTAGCTGGTGTTGAACACAGGGGGCATGATGGATCTTTGCCCAGCCATTGGTTGAGATTTTTAGGGGTAGGAAGGACATCGTAGTTTGCTCGAATGAGGAAACTTATCCTGCTCGACTCCATCTCCCACATGTCCTTCCAACTGATCTTCCGTTTTTCCACATTCTCCCATCTCATCCACTGGCCCTGTTTAGCTTGCGACACAGCCTTGGCACACCTACTCGACTCCTCCTGTCGGCGGACTTCGGCCACGACCAACTTCCGCCGCTCTAGTGAGGATGCCTTGTTCCAGCAAGGTCGTTTTCCGCCAAGCCCCAAGCCACTTCTTCCATGTTGGACTTGGCCCACGATGTCACCATGGTGGAGAGCAAATTTTGTCTGCTGTGCCGCATTCTTAGCCATCCACTTCTTTCCTGTTGCCAGGGTTGGGGCAGCAGCTCGGATCACAGTGTCTCTTCATTCTGCCAGGGTCATCTCTAGTCTCACTTTAGCGCATTTGAACTCCTCTGTGAGGCTAGAGAGAGGCAGCTGGAGTAGCCCCTGACCATACAAGCCTATGCTGCTCAGGCATAGAGGAACACCTAACCATTTTCTCACATAAGAGC from Anguilla anguilla isolate fAngAng1 chromosome 12, fAngAng1.pri, whole genome shotgun sequence encodes the following:
- the LOC118209095 gene encoding putative gustatory receptor clone PTE03 gives rise to the protein MGNSTEILFFLQGLNETVSSKRTYFILILLVYIFTVLANLTVIGTVVLEKTLHEPMLVFLCNLCINGILGASILYPKILVDLLSDLSVTSYKACLGQIFLIYSYAYCEWGTLAVMAYDRYIAICKPLNYHSIITPQKVMKLLLLTWLSSICESVVVVGMIARLPLCGFNIDKLYCTAWDVVKLSCVDTSINNIFGYILMVVQLSLVVLVVISYIYIIRACVRSPKERSKFMQTCLPHSIALSNFLIAHGFDLMYTRYGPTDRLQALRNVMSLDYLIVPPILNPLVYGLKLNQIRRRIFRMISQKTHALK